A DNA window from Desulfuromonas sp. contains the following coding sequences:
- a CDS encoding methyltransferase domain-containing protein, producing the protein MKRSSRNRLNRRHLELFPQQNLFSRLARTVCEAECLPRKEFFESWEVARRIHRRIKGRNIVELACGHALLSHILLLLDSSIPAATAIDRTIPPSAARLSSVLTVKWPALAGRVSFQETNMDKATVSSEDLLVSVHACGALTDQVIDLAVDNNAALALLPCCHDLKQSATGQLEGWMEPTLAVDVMRVARLQTAGYNVWTGIIPADITPKNRLLIATWNGQKKNGQ; encoded by the coding sequence ATGAAGCGATCTTCTCGTAATCGACTGAACAGACGACATCTCGAGCTTTTCCCGCAACAAAATCTGTTCAGCCGCCTTGCCCGCACCGTCTGCGAAGCCGAGTGCCTGCCGCGCAAGGAATTTTTCGAATCCTGGGAGGTCGCCCGGCGTATTCATCGTCGGATAAAAGGTCGGAATATCGTTGAACTCGCCTGTGGTCACGCCCTCCTTTCCCATATCCTCCTGCTGCTCGACAGTTCAATTCCGGCCGCTACGGCCATCGACCGAACGATTCCTCCTTCGGCGGCCAGACTATCGTCAGTACTGACCGTGAAGTGGCCGGCACTGGCTGGCAGAGTCAGTTTCCAGGAGACAAATATGGACAAGGCGACCGTTTCCAGTGAAGACCTGTTGGTTTCAGTCCATGCCTGCGGGGCGTTAACCGACCAGGTGATTGATCTGGCTGTTGATAATAACGCAGCACTTGCCCTGCTCCCCTGCTGCCACGACCTGAAGCAATCGGCAACCGGTCAACTCGAAGGATGGATGGAGCCGACCCTGGCTGTCGATGTAATGCGTGTTGCCAGGCTGCAGACGGCCGGCTACAATGTCTGGACCGGAATCATTCCGGCCGATATTACTCCGAAAAACCGACTATTGATCGCTACCTGGAATGGGCAGAAAAAAAATGGTCAATAA